The Podarcis raffonei isolate rPodRaf1 chromosome 2, rPodRaf1.pri, whole genome shotgun sequence genome window below encodes:
- the LRRN1 gene encoding leucine-rich repeat neuronal protein 1, protein MAGINFTLRVCHLVLGLLINQFSASSIPNNECPQLCVCEIRPWFTPQSTYREATTVDCNDLRLTKIPSNLSSDTQVLLLQSNNIAKTTDELQQLFNLTELDFSQNNFTSIKDVGLSNLTQLTTLHLEENQITEMTDYCLQDLCNLQELYINHNQISTISANAFSGLKNLLRLHLNSNKLKVIDSRWFDSTPNLEILMIGENPVIGILDMNFKPLSNLRSLVLAGMYLTDIPGNALVGLDSLESLSFYDNRLVKVPQLALEKVPNLKFLDLNKNPIHKIQEGDFKNMLRLKELGINNMGELVSVDRYALDNLPELTKLEATNNPKLSYIHRLAFRDVPALESLMLNNNALNAVYQKTVESLPNLREISIHSNPLRCDCVIHWINSNKTNIRFMEPLSMFCAMPPEYRGQQVKEVLIQDSSEQCLPMISHDTFPNHLNLDIGMTVFLDCRAMAEPEPEIYWVTPLGNKITAETLSDKYKLSSEGTLEISNIQTEDSGRYTCVAQNIEGADTRVATIRVNGTLLDGTQVLKIYVKQAESHSILVSWKVNSNVMTSNLKWSSATMKIDNPHITYTARVPVDVHEYNLTHLQPSTDYEVCLTVSNIHQQTQKSCVNVTTKNAAFSLEITDQETSTALAAVMGSMFAVISLASVSVYVAKRFKRKNYHHSLKKYMQKTSSIPLNELYPPLINLWEGDSEKDKEGTAETKPTQVDTSRSYYMW, encoded by the coding sequence ATGGCTGGGATTAATTTTACATTAAGGGTTTGCCATTTGGTTCTGGGATTACTCATAAATCAATTTAGTGCATCTTCCATACCGAATAATGAATGTCCACAATTGTGTGTCTGTGAAATAAGGCCGTGGTTTACACCCCAGTCGACCTATAGAGAAGCTACAACAGTTGACTGCAATGATCTTCGTTTAACAAAAATCCCCAGTAATCTTTCCAGTGATACTCAAGTTCTTCTCTTGCAAAGCAACAACATTGCCAAGACCACTGATGAGCTCCAACAGCTTTTCAATTTAACAGAACTGGATTTTTCACAGAATAATTTTACTAGTATAAAAGATGTGGGGCTGTCAAATCTTACTCAGCTCACTACTTTACATCTGGAGGAGAATCAGATCACGGAGATGACAGATTACTGCTTACAGGATCTGTGCAATCTTCAGGAACTTTATATAAACCATAACCAAATCAGTACCATTTCTGCAAATGCATTCTCAGGCTTGAAGAACCTTTTAAGACTTCATCTTaattccaacaaattaaaagttATTGACAGTCGCTGGTTTGATTCTACACCCAACTTGGAAATTCTGATGATTGGGGAAAATCCTGTGATTGGGATATTGGATATGAATTTCAAGCCACTCTCAAATTTAAGAAGTCTGGTTCTGGCTGGTATGTACCTGACTGACATCCCTGGAAATGCTCTAGTAGGCTTGGATAGTCTTGAAAGTCTCTCCTTTTATGACAACAGATTAGTTAAAGTTCCTCAGCTTGCACTTGAGAAAGTTCCAAATTTAAAATTTTTGGATCTTAACAAAAACCCAATCCACAAAATCCAAGAAGGAGACTTCAAAAACATGCTTCGGTTGAAAGAACTTGGAATCAACAATATGGGAGAGCTGGTCTCTGTTGACAGGTATGCACTAGACAATCTTCCTGAACTTACCAAGCTTGAAGCAACGAACAACCCAAAGTTATCTTATATACATCGTTTAGCATTTCGGGATGTTCCTGCTCTGGAAAGCCTGATGCTTAACAATAATGCCTTGAATGCAGTCTACCAAAAAACAGTGGAATCCCTGCCAAACTTGCGTGAGATCAGCATTCACAGTAATCCCCTCAGGTGTGACTGTGTCATCCACTGGATAAACTCAAACAAGACTAATATCCGTTTCATGGAGCCCTTATCAATGTTCTGTGCTATGCCACCAGAATACAGAGGGCAGCAAGTCAAGGAGGTGTTAATACAGGATTCCAGTGAGCAATGTCTTCCAATGATTTCTCATGACACATTTCCAAATCATTTGAATTTGGACATCGGCATGACTGTCTTCTTGGATTGTCGGGCTATGGCAGAGCCAGAACCTGAAATTTATTGGGTAACTCCACTTGGGAATAAAATAACTGCTGAAACCCTTTCGGACAAATACAAGCTTAGCAGTGAAGGGACTCTGGAAATATCAAATATTCAGACGGAGGATTCAGGAAGGTACACATGTGTGGCTCAAAACATAGAAGGAGCAGATACAAGAGTAGCTACAATTAGAGTGAATGGAACACTGCTGGACGGTACTCAAGTTCTGAAAATATATGTCAAACAAGCAGAATCTCACTCAATCTTGGTGTCTTGGAAGGTTAACTCTAACGTAATGACGTCCAACTTGAAATGGTCATCCGCTACAATGAAGATTGATAATCCTCACATTACCTATACTGCTAGGGTCCCGGTGGATGTGCATGAATACAACCTCACACACTTGCAACCTTCCACAGATTACGAAGTCTGTCTCACTGTATCTAACATCCATCAGCAAACTCAAAAGTCCTGTGTTAACGTTACAACAAAAAATGCAGCGTTTTCCCTTGAGATTACTGACCAAGAAACAAGCACAGCTCTGGCTGCAGTCATGGGATCCATGTTTGCTGTTATTAGTCTTGCCTCTGTTTCTGTCTATGTTGCTAAGAGGTTTAAGAGGAAAAACTACCACCATTCACTGAAAAAATATATGCAAAAGACCTCCTCCATCCCTCTGAATGAACTCTATCCTCCACTTATTAACCTCTGGGAAGGTGACAGTGAAAAAGACAAGGAGGGCACTGCAGAAACCAAGCCAACTCAAGTGGACACGTCCAGAAGCTATTATATGTGGTAA